In one Stieleria sp. JC731 genomic region, the following are encoded:
- a CDS encoding PQQ-binding-like beta-propeller repeat protein, whose product MIVSPTYQYLPAMRIAFTIVFVLTVLLSSLKMAPAFADDWPGFRGLSKGGVVADATLPQSFLSQQPKWVLELGTRDVGSMAIQDGRVFLVAMAPQSPTLRLLAVDLQSGKEVWSRDYPQIDNHLHNRNTLASSTPATDSDFVYFANSDREHTWLRCLDHDGNLQWARDFGPAQSQHGFAASPTVVNDIVLLNFSQQKDQVRSGTPGTSKVIAIDRKTGETKWSTPVTSTRVCYGVPSVVEGKVICANTGDGVFALSLETGELLWRLPVFSMRCVSSPIVVGDLAIGSSGSGGGGNHLVAVRMPSATNESPEEAYRVEKFAPYVPTAVTMNGLLFMFDDKGIASCVDATDGSSKWTKRLGGNVSASPILIGDKVVMINMEGEATVVNSSDEFEKVGSVDLGGPVSATPAFANGNLLVRVGTQLRCYE is encoded by the coding sequence ATGATTGTGTCACCCACCTACCAATACCTACCTGCTATGCGCATCGCGTTTACGATTGTTTTCGTGCTAACCGTCTTGTTGTCATCGCTGAAGATGGCGCCAGCTTTTGCTGATGATTGGCCGGGTTTTCGCGGGCTTTCCAAAGGCGGCGTCGTCGCAGACGCAACGCTGCCGCAATCGTTTTTGTCACAGCAACCGAAATGGGTGTTGGAACTGGGAACTCGCGATGTCGGATCCATGGCGATCCAGGATGGCCGCGTCTTCTTGGTCGCGATGGCTCCTCAATCGCCAACACTACGTCTGCTGGCTGTTGATTTGCAATCGGGAAAAGAAGTCTGGTCGCGTGACTATCCTCAAATCGACAATCACCTTCACAACAGGAATACGCTTGCCTCGAGCACGCCCGCGACCGACTCGGATTTCGTGTACTTCGCCAATAGTGACCGAGAACACACTTGGCTGAGATGTTTGGACCATGACGGAAACTTGCAATGGGCTCGTGACTTCGGTCCCGCTCAAAGCCAGCACGGTTTCGCAGCATCACCCACGGTCGTCAACGACATCGTGTTGTTGAATTTTTCACAACAAAAAGACCAAGTCCGCAGCGGAACACCCGGCACCAGCAAGGTCATTGCGATTGATCGCAAGACCGGTGAAACCAAGTGGTCAACACCAGTGACATCGACTCGCGTTTGCTATGGCGTTCCGTCAGTCGTCGAAGGCAAGGTGATCTGTGCAAACACCGGCGATGGAGTGTTCGCACTCTCGTTGGAAACAGGGGAGCTGCTGTGGCGTTTGCCCGTGTTTTCGATGCGATGCGTCAGTTCTCCGATTGTTGTTGGGGATCTAGCGATCGGCAGTAGTGGCAGCGGTGGAGGAGGCAACCACCTTGTTGCCGTTCGCATGCCGTCTGCAACAAACGAAAGCCCCGAAGAAGCTTATCGTGTAGAAAAGTTCGCACCATACGTTCCTACCGCTGTCACAATGAATGGCCTGCTGTTCATGTTTGACGACAAGGGGATCGCCTCTTGCGTCGACGCGACCGATGGTAGCTCAAAATGGACGAAACGACTCGGCGGAAATGTTAGCGCTTCACCCATACTGATTGGCGACAAAGTGGTCATGATTAACATGGAAGGTGAAGCCACCGTGGTTAACTCGTCGGACGAATTCGAAAAAGTTGGTTCCGTTGATCTTGGCGGTCCTGTTTCAGCGACACCAGCATTCGCGAACGGCAATCTACTCGTTCGTGTCGGCACTCAACTGCGTTGCTACGAATAG
- a CDS encoding glycosyltransferase family 2 protein: protein MKPSQLPTGQREGTHPDPTFYWTASYVQQMRQLLGNDACRKLAIFELPEQFCLSVIVPVYNEGETVSTVVDRLFATGIPMQIILVDDGSHDSTPQALMQLSTRDNVHVLTHAHNRGKGAAIRTGIAHSTGDIVVIQDADQEYDPTDFRYLLQPLVNGDADVAYGTRYGHYDRQLSPWWHQAVNGFLSWLASLAIGIRLSDVETCYKMVPRQHLAVIEPKLCENRFGIEIELTARLVRSGLRFTERPIRYSHRWYDEGKKIGWRDGVSALRCILKYGLLRR from the coding sequence TTGAAACCCAGCCAATTGCCCACAGGTCAACGGGAAGGAACTCACCCAGATCCGACTTTCTATTGGACGGCGTCGTATGTGCAACAGATGCGGCAGCTTCTTGGAAACGACGCTTGTCGCAAGTTAGCGATTTTTGAGCTACCCGAACAGTTTTGCCTGTCCGTTATCGTGCCGGTTTACAACGAAGGCGAAACCGTCAGTACGGTCGTTGATCGCTTGTTCGCCACTGGCATCCCCATGCAAATCATCCTTGTTGATGATGGGAGTCATGATTCGACGCCGCAGGCTCTGATGCAGCTTTCCACGCGTGACAACGTGCATGTACTCACTCATGCACACAATCGTGGCAAAGGTGCGGCGATACGAACAGGGATTGCACATTCCACCGGCGACATTGTTGTCATTCAAGACGCCGATCAAGAATACGATCCGACGGATTTTCGCTACTTGCTGCAACCGTTGGTCAATGGTGATGCAGATGTCGCCTATGGAACTCGTTACGGTCACTACGATCGCCAGCTCTCACCCTGGTGGCATCAGGCTGTCAATGGTTTTCTCTCTTGGCTGGCAAGCCTTGCCATCGGAATACGGCTCAGTGATGTCGAAACTTGCTACAAGATGGTTCCTCGACAGCACCTCGCCGTTATCGAACCGAAGCTCTGTGAAAACCGGTTTGGGATTGAGATCGAATTGACGGCTCGGCTTGTCCGCTCGGGGCTAAGATTCACCGAGCGACCGATCCGATATTCGCATCGTTGGTATGACGAAGGGAAAAAGATCGGCTGGCGTGATGGTGTCAGTGCCCTTCGATGCATTTTAAAATATGGCCTGCTGCGACGCTAA